One genomic region from bacterium encodes:
- a CDS encoding 30S ribosome-binding factor RbfA, whose product MARRRVERLGEQFRREITEILQREVKDPRIGHVTITEVEVTPDLLHARVYVRIMGDEARKAEALQGLAAAASFIRAELGQRLYIRRVPELRFELDRSLEHAMRIEQLLREVRTGGDAGSGAGGAGAGDDQPTSSDDG is encoded by the coding sequence ATGGCACGGCGTCGAGTCGAACGGCTGGGAGAGCAGTTCCGACGCGAGATCACCGAGATCCTCCAGCGCGAGGTCAAGGACCCGCGTATCGGCCATGTGACGATCACCGAGGTCGAGGTCACGCCGGACCTCCTCCACGCGCGCGTCTACGTCAGGATCATGGGGGACGAGGCGCGCAAGGCGGAGGCCTTGCAGGGTCTGGCGGCCGCGGCCTCGTTCATTCGCGCTGAGCTGGGCCAGCGCCTTTACATCCGACGAGTCCCGGAGCTGCGCTTCGAGCTCGACCGTTCGCTGGAGCACGCCATGCGGATCGAGCAGCTCCTCCGGGAGGTGCGGACGGGCGGGGACGCGGGATCGGGTGCCGGTGGAGCGGGTGCGGGCGATGATCAGCCGACGAGCAGCGATGACGGCTGA
- a CDS encoding DUF503 domain-containing protein — protein sequence MGWELEVIGCQSLKEKRSVLKSLKARLHDRFNISVAETGHHDLWQRAELTACVAAGERRHAEAVLDSADRLVSSDPRTRIIDSYRTFY from the coding sequence ATCGGCTGGGAGCTCGAGGTCATTGGCTGCCAGTCGTTGAAGGAAAAGCGGTCGGTCTTGAAGAGCCTGAAGGCGCGGCTCCACGACCGGTTCAACATCTCGGTGGCGGAGACCGGACATCACGACCTCTGGCAGCGGGCCGAACTGACGGCCTGCGTGGCCGCCGGGGAGCGGCGGCACGCAGAAGCCGTGCTGGACAGCGCGGACCGACTCGTCAGCTCGGACCCGCGGACACGCATCATTGACAGTTACCGCACGTTCTACTGA
- the truB gene encoding tRNA pseudouridine(55) synthase TruB, with the protein MPVERVRAMISRRAAMTAEAPAGVLPVDKPEGPTSHDVVALARRALGVRRIGHTGTLDPFASGLLLLCIGWATRIAEYLTGLPKTYVAVARLGVTTDTGDPTGTVTGENERWRELDADTIVRVFREQVGTFLQRPPEYSAKKVGGVPLYRLARRGEAVQAPPAEVTVYELDVLGLDLPDVRFRVRCSAGTYVRAIARDVGEALGTGAHLVSLRRTAIGPHEVDDALPLSGLEDPAARARALISPAEALRHLPAVAVDQAALRALGSGRPVPAPPGSPASGPVRILHAGRLIAIAEPTGGRLAPRKVFPHD; encoded by the coding sequence GTGCCGGTGGAGCGGGTGCGGGCGATGATCAGCCGACGAGCAGCGATGACGGCTGAGGCGCCTGCGGGCGTGCTGCCGGTGGACAAGCCGGAGGGCCCCACGTCCCACGATGTCGTGGCCCTGGCGCGGCGGGCGCTCGGGGTCCGGCGGATCGGGCACACCGGCACCCTCGACCCGTTCGCCTCCGGGCTGCTGCTGCTCTGCATCGGCTGGGCGACGCGGATCGCGGAGTACCTCACCGGCCTGCCGAAGACCTACGTGGCGGTCGCGCGGCTCGGCGTGACCACGGACACCGGTGATCCGACCGGCACGGTCACCGGCGAGAACGAGCGGTGGCGTGAACTGGACGCGGACACGATCGTGCGCGTGTTCCGGGAGCAGGTCGGCACGTTCCTGCAGCGACCGCCCGAGTATTCCGCCAAGAAGGTGGGGGGCGTGCCGCTGTACCGGCTCGCCCGGCGGGGCGAGGCCGTGCAGGCGCCGCCCGCCGAGGTGACGGTCTACGAGCTGGACGTGCTCGGGCTGGACCTCCCGGACGTGCGGTTCCGGGTGCGCTGCAGCGCCGGCACCTACGTGCGGGCGATCGCCCGCGATGTCGGCGAGGCCCTGGGCACCGGCGCTCACCTGGTCTCCCTCCGGCGGACCGCCATCGGCCCCCACGAGGTGGACGACGCGCTGCCCCTTTCGGGACTCGAGGATCCGGCTGCCCGTGCCCGGGCCCTGATCTCCCCCGCGGAAGCGCTCCGGCACCTGCCGGCGGTCGCCGTGGACCAGGCTGCACTCCGGGCCCTGGGCTCCGGGAGGCCCGTGCCGGCGCCGCCGGGATCGCCGGCCTCGGGACCGGTGCGCATCCTCCACGCCGGCCGACTGATCGCCATTGCGGAGCCGACCGGCGGGCGCCTGGCTCCCCGGAAGGTGTTCCCCCATGATTGA